In Corylus avellana chromosome ca2, CavTom2PMs-1.0, the following proteins share a genomic window:
- the LOC132171380 gene encoding uncharacterized protein LOC132171380 — MEGLIEVARPRGRHIKKRALKNKAVAVTFDEKDLSDFVGGFHKRKKKRRKEAQKQQGEAQRRKRIEQRKKRKLEREMVYGGAPPATGSALDENDDCQGEDEENEPIPSISGTTTYDHGNTKVTVTTSEISPAEETFPIDKTQIAVPQLIGADKKHNVPVTKKQAFKRVAKPKSRPKPQNKRDRKKGKKKNKKTR; from the exons ATGGAAGGATTAATTGAAGTCGCACGCCCCCGAGGCCGGCACATAAAGAAGAGGGCTCTCAAGAACAAAGCTGTCGCAGTCACTTTCGATGAGAAAGATCTTAG CGACTTTGTGGGTGGGTTTcataagaggaagaagaaaaggagaaaggaaGCACAGAAGCAGCAAGGGGAGGCGCAGAGGCGAAAGCGTATTGAGCAGCGAAAAAAG AGGAAACTGGAAAGAGAAATGGTCTATGGTGGAGCTCCACCAGCCACTGGTTCAGCACTTGATGAGAATGATGACTGCCAAGGAGAGGATGAGGAAAATGAGCCAATTCCATCTATTTCTG GGACAACAACGTATGACCATGGCAACACGAAAGTCACAGTGACAACAAGTGAGATCTCTCCTGCAGAAGAAACCTTTCCAATTGACAAAACACAGATAGCAGTGCCCCAATTAATTGGAGCTGATAAGAAGCACAATGTGCCTGTGACTAAGAAGCAAGCATTCAAGAGAGTTGCGAAACCAAAATCACGCCCAAAGCCTCAGAATAAAAGAGACagaaagaagggaaagaaaaagaacaaaaaaacaagataG